A DNA window from Solanum lycopersicum chromosome 3, SLM_r2.1 contains the following coding sequences:
- the LOC138347437 gene encoding uncharacterized protein, giving the protein MDFMVGLPKTRRQHDSIWVILDRMIKSAHFIPVKSTYIVEDYARLYIDDIVRWNGIHLSIISDRGAQFTSHLWRSFQKSLGTEVKLSTTFLRQIDGYQSSIGMAPFEVLCGRTCRCPVGWFKVGESSILDQEIIHEALRKVRVIRDRLATAYSRQKSYVDNRKRPLEFDVGNQIIMPPQRATRGHPSRRCVEPKEHELLNALKVQPQGEVINAEFHEAIRMLSQAVTNKVGQ; this is encoded by the exons atggacttcatggttggtcttccgaagactaggagacaacatgactccatatgggttattctGGACAGGATGattaagtctgcccactttatccctgtgaagtctacttataTAGTGGAGGATTATGCGAGGCtctatattgatgatattgtgAGATGGAATGGGATTCAtttgtctattatttcagatagaggagctcagttcaCTTCACATTTATGGAGATCTTTCCAGAAGAGCTTAGGCACGGAGGTGAAGCTTAGTACAACCTTTCTTCGTCAGATAGATGG ctatcaatctagcattgggatggcaccatttgaggtaCTGTGTGGTAGGACGTGTAGGTGtccagttgggtggttcaaggttggagagtcatccattttggatcaagagatcattcatgaggccttacgGAAGGTCAGGGTGATTAGGGACAGATTGGCTACTGCCTACAGTCGGCAGAAGTCTTATGTAGACAACAGAAAACgacccttagagtttgatgttgggaaccag ATAATCATGCCTCCACAAAGAGCCACAAGAGGTCATCCATCTAGGAGGTGTGTTGAACCAAAGGAACACGAGCTACTCAATGCACTCAAAGTACAACCTCAAGGGGAAGTTATCAATGCTGAGTTCCATGAGGCTATCCGGATGCTAAGCCAAGCAGTGACTAACAAGGTCGGGCAATAG